A region of Candidatus Terasakiella magnetica DNA encodes the following proteins:
- a CDS encoding peptidoglycan D,D-transpeptidase FtsI family protein has protein sequence MELRGARVKQLRNKRAIDTGHNRTLVAGAIFAVLFVVLAGRVVDLSLLSGHQEPKLVHSPESENVDAVRANIVDRNGVLIATSLPTDSLIVDSKAFLNAGEDPTEAAIKLARILPELSIGKTVKKLNSGKRFDYLVRTLTPNQKHQVNQLGIPGLDYQREERRTYPHGPTMAHVLGFTDVDGRGISGIEKSFNHQLTSPGGTLDLAIDVRVQSVMRNALQDAIDEFKAIGGAGVVMDIQTGELLSLVSLPDFDPNNTSSLKDNTSFNRATKGVYEMGSIFKLFNTAMALDSGVVNLKDSFDATKPLKIGRFQIRDFHAKNRHLSVPEILVFSSNIGSAQIAVQAGTRLQRDYLGRFGLLNASSLEIPEVGAPLYPATWRKANTMTIAYGHGIAITPLQLTSAVGAVANGGLLHQPTLLKLENEEDRIEGQRVISKATSDQMRKLMRLVVLQGSGKKANSKFYRVGGKTGTADKQQNGTYNRRSRISSFAAVFPMENPKYAVLAMVDEPVGNKKTFGYATAGWVAAPVIKKVVDRIGPMLGLQPSNVDEEAYKPGDPLFIRVKG, from the coding sequence ATGGAACTTAGGGGGGCTAGGGTCAAGCAACTGCGCAATAAACGCGCTATTGATACAGGGCATAACCGCACGCTTGTTGCTGGTGCGATTTTTGCTGTGCTGTTTGTTGTTTTGGCAGGTCGCGTGGTTGACCTTTCTCTGCTTAGTGGTCATCAAGAACCCAAGCTGGTTCACAGCCCTGAAAGTGAAAATGTCGATGCGGTGCGCGCAAATATCGTTGATCGCAACGGTGTTTTAATCGCCACTTCTTTACCCACAGACTCCCTGATTGTGGATTCAAAAGCCTTTTTAAATGCGGGAGAAGACCCAACAGAAGCCGCTATCAAACTTGCCCGTATCTTACCAGAACTCAGCATCGGCAAGACCGTTAAAAAGCTAAACTCAGGTAAGCGTTTTGATTATCTGGTACGCACCTTAACGCCTAACCAGAAACACCAAGTCAACCAGCTTGGCATTCCCGGTCTAGATTACCAGCGCGAAGAACGTCGCACCTATCCACACGGCCCGACAATGGCCCATGTTCTTGGTTTTACTGATGTGGATGGTCGCGGCATTTCAGGAATTGAAAAAAGCTTTAACCATCAACTGACAAGCCCGGGCGGCACGTTAGACCTTGCTATTGATGTGCGTGTCCAATCGGTGATGCGCAATGCCTTGCAAGATGCCATTGATGAATTTAAAGCCATCGGCGGGGCCGGTGTGGTTATGGACATTCAAACAGGGGAGCTTCTCTCGCTCGTCTCTTTGCCAGACTTTGACCCCAACAACACCAGTTCATTAAAAGATAACACCAGCTTTAACCGCGCCACAAAAGGCGTTTATGAAATGGGCTCCATCTTCAAGCTGTTTAACACAGCCATGGCCCTTGATAGCGGTGTGGTTAATCTAAAAGATAGCTTTGATGCGACCAAGCCGTTAAAAATCGGTCGCTTCCAAATTCGGGACTTCCATGCCAAAAACCGTCATTTAAGCGTCCCTGAAATTCTGGTTTTCTCTTCCAATATCGGCTCAGCCCAAATTGCCGTACAAGCTGGCACGCGCCTACAACGTGATTATCTTGGGCGTTTCGGCCTGCTCAATGCGTCTTCACTGGAAATCCCTGAAGTGGGCGCACCGCTTTATCCCGCCACATGGCGCAAGGCCAACACCATGACCATTGCTTATGGTCACGGCATTGCCATTACCCCGCTGCAACTCACCAGTGCAGTGGGCGCGGTTGCCAATGGTGGCTTGTTACATCAACCGACATTGTTAAAGCTGGAAAATGAGGAAGACCGCATTGAGGGCCAGCGCGTAATTTCTAAAGCGACCTCAGATCAGATGCGCAAACTCATGCGTCTTGTGGTCTTGCAAGGCTCCGGTAAAAAAGCCAATTCTAAATTCTATCGTGTAGGCGGAAAAACGGGCACAGCGGATAAGCAACAAAACGGCACCTATAACCGCCGTTCGCGCATTTCATCCTTTGCCGCTGTTTTCCCGATGGAAAATCCAAAATATGCCGTACTTGCCATGGTGGATGAACCCGTTGGCAATAAAAAGACATTTGGTTATGCCACTGCGGGCTGGGTTGCAGCCCCTGTTATTAAAAAAGTTGTAGACCGCATTGGCCCCATGCTTGGCCTGCAACCCTCAAACGTTGATGAGGAAGCCTATAAACCCGGCGACCCTCTCTTTATTCGTGTGAAAGGATAA
- a CDS encoding RSP_7527 family protein — protein MQDYMILEAQPLTQQDIDKAMARAHVLRSEATWTFFSTLRSWVSKQLHLNVSGSSKLAHS, from the coding sequence ATGCAAGATTATATGATTTTAGAAGCTCAGCCTTTGACGCAGCAAGATATCGACAAGGCCATGGCACGTGCACATGTTCTGCGTTCTGAAGCGACATGGACCTTCTTTTCTACATTGCGCAGCTGGGTCTCTAAACAGTTACATTTGAATGTCTCAGGCAGCTCTAAACTGGCTCATTCTTAA
- a CDS encoding UDP-N-acetylmuramoyl-tripeptide--D-alanyl-D-alanine ligase produces the protein MADILWTAQEAALATDGTPFGDWECTGISIDSRNIEKGDLFIALKGPSFDGHKFVRNALKAGAAAAIVSQVPNDCREDENLLLVKDTTKALEDLGYVARSRSDAKIVAVTGSVGKTGVKEALASVLSKQGKTHATLGNLNNHFGLPLTLARMARDCDFAVLELGMNHAGELSVLSEMAEPDVAVITTIAPAHLENFKSIADIADAKCEIFTGLKKGGCAVINADNEFHSRMMQSSIKHGAGNIYSFGQDHGDFTVIKAEKNQNGSGTHIKADLHGKLIDYTIAHDGTHWVSNSLAVLASVCALDGDIEKAAHDLAHLTQLKGRGAVHNVDLSGGSIRIIDESYNANDASMRAALDVLSHQEGRRIAVLGDMLELGPDEIAIHHGLIDACENIDLVFTCGPLMKHLHDALAQNKRGAHATSADHLAPLVLQAVQPGDVISIKSSRGSRTDLVLDALLDLQPNRT, from the coding sequence ATGGCTGATATCCTTTGGACAGCACAAGAAGCCGCCCTTGCAACAGATGGTACGCCTTTTGGCGATTGGGAATGTACAGGCATTTCAATTGATAGTCGCAACATTGAAAAAGGCGATCTATTTATTGCCCTTAAAGGTCCAAGCTTTGATGGTCATAAGTTCGTGCGCAATGCCCTTAAAGCAGGTGCAGCAGCCGCAATCGTTTCGCAAGTCCCAAATGATTGCCGTGAAGACGAGAATCTCCTACTGGTAAAAGACACCACAAAGGCCTTAGAAGATTTAGGCTATGTGGCACGTTCCAGAAGCGATGCAAAAATTGTTGCTGTCACAGGCAGTGTCGGCAAAACAGGCGTGAAAGAAGCCCTTGCCAGCGTGCTTTCCAAACAAGGTAAAACCCATGCGACCCTTGGCAATTTAAACAACCATTTCGGCCTGCCGCTTACCTTGGCCCGAATGGCGCGCGATTGTGATTTCGCCGTTTTGGAACTGGGCATGAACCACGCAGGTGAACTCAGCGTTCTTTCTGAAATGGCTGAACCCGATGTTGCCGTCATTACAACGATTGCACCCGCTCATCTGGAAAATTTCAAATCCATTGCTGATATTGCCGATGCGAAATGCGAAATTTTCACAGGCCTTAAAAAAGGCGGTTGTGCAGTCATTAATGCAGACAACGAATTTCATTCCCGCATGATGCAGTCCTCTATTAAACATGGCGCAGGCAACATTTATTCCTTTGGTCAGGACCATGGTGATTTCACCGTGATTAAAGCAGAGAAAAACCAAAATGGAAGCGGCACGCATATTAAAGCGGACCTTCATGGCAAGCTGATTGATTACACCATTGCCCATGATGGCACCCATTGGGTATCTAACAGCCTCGCTGTACTGGCAAGTGTTTGCGCCCTTGATGGGGATATTGAAAAGGCCGCCCATGATCTGGCCCACCTCACCCAACTGAAAGGGCGCGGCGCAGTTCATAATGTTGATTTATCCGGTGGTTCCATCCGCATTATTGATGAAAGTTATAATGCAAATGATGCCTCCATGCGCGCAGCCCTTGATGTGCTTTCCCATCAAGAAGGTCGCCGCATCGCTGTGCTTGGCGACATGTTAGAACTCGGCCCTGATGAAATTGCGATCCACCATGGGCTGATTGATGCCTGTGAAAACATTGATCTGGTTTTCACCTGTGGCCCCTTGATGAAACATTTACATGATGCGCTTGCCCAAAATAAACGCGGCGCTCATGCCACAAGTGCCGATCACCTTGCCCCGCTGGTTCTTCAAGCTGTCCAGCCCGGTGATGTGATCAGTATTAAAAGTTCGCGCGGCTCTCGCACCGATCTGGTGCTTGATGCTTTGCTAGATTTGCAACCCAATAGGACTTGA
- a CDS encoding alpha/beta fold hydrolase produces MFPTNIGNQLFLNIQGQGPALILLHSWCGSHLEWAKLMPELSKHFTVYAWDARGHGRSQLTSKPPYTLEHLADDLNDLISENNLVKPMIVGHSMGAFIMWKYLEKYGQDNVSKIGIIDQTPKLVTDDTWEYGIYGRFNERDNRIFMFSMQEDFSECVLKLAAFGHNHATRKKYAEDTKGIKATRNLLKAYDPKPLIEIWKELTESDFRTLLTELKIPTLLIYGEKSNYYGKSTAEFVHNSIGDSTLHLYEDADHSPHLKQPERFIQDLLEFSKK; encoded by the coding sequence ATGTTTCCAACGAATATCGGCAATCAGCTTTTTCTTAATATCCAAGGTCAAGGCCCAGCCCTGATCCTGCTGCACAGCTGGTGCGGTTCTCACTTGGAATGGGCAAAACTCATGCCCGAACTTTCAAAACACTTTACGGTTTATGCATGGGATGCACGTGGGCACGGTCGCTCACAACTCACCTCAAAGCCGCCCTACACGCTGGAGCATTTGGCAGATGACCTCAATGATCTCATCAGCGAAAACAATCTGGTAAAACCCATGATCGTCGGCCATTCCATGGGCGCCTTTATCATGTGGAAGTATCTGGAAAAATACGGTCAGGATAATGTTTCCAAAATCGGCATCATTGACCAGACGCCAAAACTGGTCACCGATGACACATGGGAATATGGTATTTACGGGCGCTTTAACGAGCGCGACAACCGTATTTTCATGTTTTCCATGCAGGAAGATTTTTCAGAATGCGTGCTTAAACTCGCCGCTTTTGGTCATAACCATGCCACACGTAAAAAATATGCCGAAGATACCAAAGGCATTAAGGCGACACGTAACCTCTTAAAAGCCTACGACCCAAAGCCGCTAATCGAGATTTGGAAAGAGCTTACTGAATCTGATTTTCGCACGCTGCTCACTGAGCTTAAAATCCCCACCCTGCTAATCTATGGGGAAAAGAGCAATTATTACGGCAAATCAACAGCTGAATTTGTCCATAATTCCATTGGCGATAGTACGCTCCATTTATATGAAGATGCGGACCATTCCCCGCACCTCAAACAGCCGGAACGTTTCATTCAGGATTTACTGGAATTCTCCAAGAAATAA
- a CDS encoding N-acetylmuramoyl-L-alanine amidase — protein sequence MMDITQSPSPNFDDRPIDLPIDMLILHYTGMKTGAKALERMCDPAAEVSAHYMVEEDGSIFQLVSEDKRAWHAGVAFWRGHTNINARSIGIEIVNPGHEWGYRPFPEAQIMAVITLCKSILSRHMIEPRNIIGHSDVAPTRKMDPGELFPWELLAHEGIGIGEFEGEASQETLAEFGYDITDWQAALTAFNRHFRPENLLKA from the coding sequence ATGATGGATATCACCCAATCCCCCTCGCCAAATTTTGATGACCGCCCTATTGATCTACCTATCGATATGCTGATTCTGCATTACACAGGCATGAAAACAGGCGCCAAAGCGCTTGAGCGTATGTGTGATCCTGCTGCTGAAGTCAGTGCGCATTATATGGTGGAAGAAGACGGCTCGATCTTTCAACTGGTTAGCGAGGATAAACGCGCTTGGCACGCTGGTGTGGCTTTTTGGCGTGGACATACAAACATCAATGCGCGCTCAATTGGCATTGAGATTGTGAATCCCGGTCATGAATGGGGATACCGCCCTTTTCCTGAGGCGCAAATCATGGCTGTTATTACGCTTTGCAAAAGTATCCTTTCGCGCCACATGATTGAGCCACGCAATATCATCGGCCATAGTGATGTGGCCCCCACACGCAAGATGGACCCGGGCGAACTCTTTCCCTGGGAGTTGCTTGCCCATGAAGGCATCGGCATTGGTGAATTTGAAGGTGAAGCCAGCCAAGAAACACTTGCTGAATTTGGCTATGACATCACAGATTGGCAAGCAGCCTTAACAGCCTTTAATCGCCATTTTCGCCCTGAAAACCTTCTTAAAGCTTGA
- a CDS encoding 3-hydroxybutyrate dehydrogenase, whose translation MLSGKTAIVTGSTSGIGLGIATSLCEQNCNVVINGRKQTEQTDKICADLDKLGSGKVLFQAADLSKLDHIETMMSNTKQEFGSVDIVVNNAGMQHVSPIEDFDPEKWDLLLSLNLSAAFHVMRLALPDMKAKNWGRVINVSSAHGQVASVNKSAYVASKHGLIGLTKVCALETAETGITANTICPGWVRTPLVEDQIVMRADKSGRTVEEEAKDLLSEKQPSKEFVTPKQLGDTAVYLCSDAASQMTGTTLTLDGGWTAQ comes from the coding sequence ATGCTTTCAGGTAAGACAGCAATTGTAACGGGTTCAACAAGCGGGATCGGTTTGGGCATTGCCACATCATTGTGTGAGCAAAATTGTAATGTGGTCATTAATGGGCGCAAGCAGACAGAACAGACAGATAAAATCTGTGCGGACCTAGATAAGTTGGGTTCGGGCAAAGTGCTGTTCCAAGCCGCTGACCTCTCGAAGCTTGACCATATTGAAACCATGATGAGTAATACCAAGCAGGAATTTGGTAGTGTTGATATTGTGGTGAATAATGCCGGTATGCAGCATGTTTCACCCATTGAAGATTTTGACCCTGAAAAATGGGACCTACTGCTTTCCCTTAACCTAAGCGCCGCTTTTCATGTGATGCGTTTGGCTTTGCCTGATATGAAGGCGAAGAATTGGGGCCGTGTGATCAATGTCTCATCTGCTCATGGGCAGGTGGCTTCGGTGAATAAATCGGCCTATGTGGCGAGCAAACATGGCTTGATCGGTCTAACCAAGGTCTGCGCTTTGGAAACGGCTGAAACAGGTATTACGGCCAATACGATTTGCCCGGGCTGGGTGCGCACGCCGCTTGTGGAAGACCAAATTGTAATGCGCGCTGATAAATCAGGACGCACGGTTGAAGAAGAGGCAAAAGATCTTTTGTCTGAAAAACAACCCTCAAAAGAGTTTGTCACACCCAAGCAGCTTGGCGATACGGCGGTTTATCTTTGTTCAGATGCGGCAAGTCAGATGACAGGCACAACCCTGACATTGGATGGCGGCTGGACAGCGCAATAA
- the ftsL gene encoding cell division protein FtsL has translation MTRLTIALTVVLAIVLSIGVFRITYQVDALEKELRALNKEILQEQETIHILKAEWSYLNDPSRLEDLAKRYLGLEEMRGEQLINMDMFDKQVLTPDPKVQPTKVER, from the coding sequence ATGACACGTTTGACCATCGCCCTTACTGTCGTTTTAGCCATTGTTCTTTCCATTGGTGTCTTTCGCATCACTTATCAGGTCGATGCCTTGGAAAAAGAGCTACGCGCCCTTAACAAAGAGATTTTGCAAGAACAAGAAACCATCCATATCTTAAAAGCGGAATGGAGCTACCTAAACGATCCAAGCCGCTTGGAAGACCTTGCTAAGCGCTACCTCGGGCTTGAGGAAATGCGCGGTGAGCAACTCATCAATATGGATATGTTTGATAAGCAGGTTCTAACGCCTGATCCTAAAGTTCAACCGACAAAGGTGGAGCGATAG
- a CDS encoding division/cell wall cluster transcriptional repressor MraZ — protein sequence MALFVGRHLNKIDKKGRTSVPKPFRASFETQSFRGMYAYPSFKFPAIAACGEEFMTLLSDSLTAETDFFSDDQDDLAAVILENANQLSFDTEGRVIIPQELLEHAGITDQALFVGRGREIFIWEPNAYEAHAKEAFSRAKAAKRTLKIKVKGDET from the coding sequence ATGGCACTGTTTGTCGGAAGGCATCTAAATAAAATAGATAAAAAGGGGCGCACTTCCGTTCCTAAGCCTTTCCGCGCGTCTTTTGAGACCCAATCTTTTCGCGGGATGTATGCCTACCCATCCTTTAAATTCCCCGCGATTGCCGCTTGCGGCGAAGAGTTCATGACCCTTTTATCTGACAGCCTGACTGCTGAAACCGACTTTTTCTCTGATGATCAAGACGATTTAGCAGCTGTTATTTTAGAAAACGCCAACCAGCTTTCTTTTGATACGGAAGGCCGTGTGATTATCCCTCAAGAGCTTCTTGAACATGCCGGTATTACAGACCAAGCCCTGTTTGTCGGGCGGGGGCGCGAGATTTTCATTTGGGAACCAAATGCTTATGAAGCCCATGCTAAAGAAGCCTTCAGCCGTGCAAAAGCAGCCAAACGCACTTTAAAGATAAAAGTAAAGGGAGATGAAACATGA
- a CDS encoding LysR family transcriptional regulator: MSKESQMYIFAQAVKDGSFSAAARHLHLTPSAISKQISALEDRLGVRLLNRTTRKLNLTEAGARYLDHCQRILSEIENAESEVGGMRDAPKGTLRVNAPVVMGARRIAPLLVEFRERYPEINVEMNLTDTRVDLMDTNDDVALRIGEELYDSTMIARKICKLRRIVYTSPLYIEKYGEPQAPQELLDHNCITYNEPAYLNDWPFINCPGQKIYKVKGSFVSNNGEAHHYAALQGLGIARLATLLAGEKLKNGELVEILRDFEPPSRVFFWALYPQNRYVTPKLRVFIDYLLEKLSPIPPWDQYQ; the protein is encoded by the coding sequence ATGAGCAAAGAAAGCCAAATGTATATTTTTGCTCAGGCCGTAAAGGACGGTAGTTTCTCTGCTGCGGCCCGCCACCTTCACCTCACCCCCTCAGCCATTAGCAAACAAATCAGCGCACTTGAAGACCGCCTTGGCGTGCGTCTTTTAAACCGCACCACACGCAAACTTAACCTGACAGAAGCTGGTGCGCGTTATCTGGATCATTGCCAGCGTATCCTGTCTGAAATTGAAAATGCGGAAAGTGAAGTCGGCGGCATGCGCGATGCGCCAAAAGGGACCTTGCGGGTTAATGCCCCAGTTGTGATGGGGGCCAGACGTATCGCCCCCTTACTGGTTGAATTTCGCGAACGCTATCCTGAGATTAATGTGGAGATGAACCTGACTGATACCCGCGTGGATTTAATGGATACAAATGATGATGTGGCCTTGCGCATTGGCGAGGAGCTTTATGATTCCACCATGATAGCACGCAAAATCTGTAAATTGCGCCGCATTGTCTATACCTCCCCGCTTTATATTGAAAAATATGGCGAGCCCCAAGCACCCCAAGAGCTGCTTGATCACAACTGCATTACATATAACGAGCCTGCCTATCTCAATGACTGGCCCTTTATAAATTGCCCGGGGCAAAAAATTTATAAGGTGAAAGGCAGCTTCGTCAGCAACAATGGTGAGGCCCACCATTATGCCGCCTTACAAGGCCTTGGCATTGCCCGCCTTGCCACATTATTAGCGGGTGAAAAACTTAAAAATGGGGAGTTAGTTGAAATTTTGCGCGATTTTGAGCCGCCTTCGCGTGTGTTTTTCTGGGCGCTCTACCCACAAAATCGCTATGTTACGCCCAAACTTCGTGTCTTTATAGATTACCTGCTTGAAAAGCTCAGTCCAATACCACCATGGGACCAATATCAATGA
- a CDS encoding UDP-N-acetylmuramoyl-L-alanyl-D-glutamate--2,6-diaminopimelate ligase, whose protein sequence is MVMLDNLIPELEENMEITGITVDSRKVKPGFLFAALPGSNVDGRSFIPQAVENGARVVLVNRDDGEMEAIEGVIFVYDKNPRLRFADIAASFYEKQPRMTAAITGTNGKSSCVTFVRQMWSMLGEQAASIGTLGITAPGLDISGGLTTPDPAGLHERLDEIAKLGVTHLAMEASSHGLDQFRMDGVNVRIAAFTNLSRDHLDYHGDMASYLAAKKRLFSELLRPGGKAVLNADAPEFDELVDELDGYSQKVISYGKKGETICLKEATPCPEGQKLSLEIDGETYTLTLPLAGYFQAENALCSLGVVMASGANAADCVPLLEKLEGVPGRMELIGKGVYVDYAHTPDALQTVLKALRPHTDGKLCVVFGCGGDRDRGKRPEMGRIATENADIIYVTDDNPRGEDAASIRAEIMPACPTAHEIGDRKDAISQAIANLNEGDVLLIAGKGHETGQIVGDKVLPFDDRALAKEVING, encoded by the coding sequence ATGGTCATGCTTGATAACCTCATCCCTGAACTTGAAGAGAATATGGAAATCACCGGTATCACGGTTGATTCCAGAAAAGTAAAACCCGGCTTTCTTTTTGCTGCCCTTCCCGGTTCCAACGTTGATGGACGCAGCTTTATTCCACAGGCCGTTGAAAATGGCGCCCGTGTGGTTCTGGTAAACCGGGACGACGGTGAGATGGAAGCCATTGAGGGCGTTATTTTTGTTTATGATAAAAACCCGCGCCTGCGCTTTGCAGATATCGCGGCGAGTTTTTATGAAAAACAACCCAGAATGACCGCGGCAATTACAGGTACAAATGGCAAAAGTTCTTGTGTGACTTTTGTGCGCCAGATGTGGTCTATGCTGGGTGAGCAAGCCGCCAGTATCGGCACCCTTGGCATCACGGCACCCGGGCTTGATATTTCAGGTGGCTTAACCACACCTGATCCGGCAGGCCTGCATGAACGCCTTGATGAAATTGCAAAACTCGGCGTCACCCATCTGGCTATGGAAGCCTCAAGCCATGGGCTTGATCAGTTCCGCATGGATGGGGTGAATGTACGCATTGCCGCCTTTACTAACCTCAGCCGTGACCATCTGGATTACCATGGCGATATGGCAAGCTATTTGGCAGCGAAAAAACGTCTTTTCAGCGAGCTATTGCGCCCGGGTGGCAAGGCTGTTTTAAATGCAGATGCGCCAGAGTTTGATGAGCTGGTTGACGAACTGGACGGCTATAGCCAAAAAGTCATTTCCTATGGCAAAAAAGGCGAAACCATCTGTTTAAAAGAGGCCACCCCTTGCCCTGAGGGTCAAAAACTCAGCCTTGAAATTGACGGTGAGACCTACACCCTCACCTTGCCACTGGCAGGATATTTTCAAGCTGAAAACGCGCTTTGTTCACTCGGCGTTGTGATGGCTTCAGGCGCAAATGCCGCTGATTGTGTGCCTTTGCTTGAAAAGCTTGAAGGCGTGCCCGGTCGCATGGAATTGATCGGCAAGGGCGTCTATGTAGATTATGCCCACACACCGGATGCCCTTCAAACGGTCCTAAAAGCACTGCGCCCCCATACGGATGGTAAACTGTGTGTTGTCTTTGGCTGTGGTGGCGATCGTGATCGTGGGAAGCGCCCTGAAATGGGTCGCATTGCCACTGAAAATGCCGATATCATTTATGTCACAGACGACAACCCGCGTGGCGAAGATGCCGCCAGCATTCGTGCTGAGATCATGCCTGCTTGCCCAACGGCCCATGAAATTGGTGATCGCAAAGACGCCATTAGCCAAGCCATTGCCAATTTAAATGAAGGCGATGTTCTTTTAATCGCGGGTAAAGGCCATGAAACGGGCCAGATCGTTGGTGATAAAGTGCTTCCTTTTGATGACCGTGCGCTTGCAAAGGAGGTCATAAATGGCTGA
- the rsmH gene encoding 16S rRNA (cytosine(1402)-N(4))-methyltransferase RsmH, giving the protein MSGHIPVLLKEIVEAVAPQDDDIIIDGTFGGGGYTKAILDGARCRVFGIDRDPDAIERGKALSKTLDNRLEMFEGCYGDMAALVNQKVNAVVLDIGVSSFQIDEADRGFSFREDGPLDMRMAQSGESAADVVNTYEEKELADIIYKYGEERHSRRVAKAIVEARREEKITTTGQLAKIVRSVVWQAKDKIDPATRTFQGLRIYVNDELGELMRGLAAAEELLLPGGRLVVVTFHSLEDRIVKKFFKERSGGNARTNRYMPDGGDTGPQATFKIINRKPVAPSEEECRENPRARSSKLRAGLRTEAPTWTGEAA; this is encoded by the coding sequence ATGAGTGGTCACATCCCTGTCCTTTTAAAAGAAATTGTTGAAGCCGTGGCCCCTCAAGATGATGACATCATCATTGATGGCACTTTTGGTGGTGGCGGCTACACCAAAGCCATACTGGACGGTGCACGTTGCCGGGTCTTTGGCATTGATCGCGACCCCGATGCAATTGAGCGGGGAAAAGCCTTATCCAAAACGCTGGATAACCGGCTGGAAATGTTTGAGGGCTGCTATGGCGACATGGCGGCCCTTGTGAATCAAAAGGTGAACGCCGTCGTTCTGGATATAGGAGTCTCTTCCTTTCAGATCGATGAGGCTGATCGCGGTTTTTCATTTCGCGAAGATGGCCCCCTTGATATGCGCATGGCCCAAAGCGGGGAAAGCGCAGCCGACGTGGTGAATACTTACGAAGAAAAAGAACTCGCTGACATCATTTATAAATATGGTGAAGAGCGTCATTCGCGCCGCGTGGCAAAAGCCATTGTTGAAGCGCGCCGTGAAGAAAAAATCACCACCACAGGCCAATTGGCAAAAATTGTGCGCTCTGTTGTGTGGCAAGCCAAAGACAAGATTGATCCCGCTACACGCACTTTTCAAGGTTTGCGCATTTATGTAAATGATGAATTAGGTGAGTTGATGCGTGGCTTGGCAGCTGCTGAAGAGCTGCTTTTGCCCGGTGGTCGTCTGGTTGTGGTGACCTTCCATTCCTTGGAAGATCGCATTGTGAAAAAATTCTTCAAAGAGCGCAGTGGCGGTAATGCACGCACCAACCGTTACATGCCTGATGGCGGTGATACGGGCCCGCAAGCAACCTTTAAAATCATCAACCGCAAACCGGTTGCACCAAGTGAGGAAGAATGCCGTGAAAACCCACGCGCACGCTCTTCAAAACTGCGCGCGGGCTTGCGCACAGAAGCGCCAACTTGGACAGGAGAGGCCGCATGA